A genomic stretch from Desulfonauticus submarinus includes:
- the tsaB gene encoding tRNA (adenosine(37)-N6)-threonylcarbamoyltransferase complex dimerization subunit type 1 TsaB: protein MTSCESLNNKKYLLVLNGVEDYLQVVLGTKDRLLWAWQAFTFQKGMLFLGPQLEYLFSSLAISPNQLKSIVLVSGPGSFTGLRLTFAHAYGLALGAQVPLGSIEYLPLVAKSIPLKKEIWVLTYSRQKEVYIQGFDSKKSPLTPPKAINLSQAQEILKKRPSDIILTGSGLRKHPQILSWGFTTLEETFDTPLPQVLLKEAFCAKSSSNAPLPIYLRASNAEDNLEKIIQQTGLSLKEAQKKLFSGSKIS, encoded by the coding sequence ATGACATCATGCGAATCATTAAATAATAAAAAATATCTACTAGTTTTAAACGGAGTTGAAGACTATCTACAAGTAGTCTTAGGAACCAAAGACCGTTTATTATGGGCATGGCAAGCTTTTACATTTCAAAAAGGCATGCTTTTTTTAGGTCCACAACTAGAATATCTATTTTCAAGCCTTGCTATTTCTCCTAATCAGTTAAAATCTATTGTCTTGGTAAGTGGTCCTGGATCTTTTACTGGGCTTAGACTAACTTTTGCTCATGCCTATGGTCTAGCCCTTGGGGCTCAAGTTCCTCTTGGTAGTATAGAATATTTACCCTTAGTTGCTAAAAGTATACCCCTTAAAAAAGAAATTTGGGTTCTAACCTATTCTAGACAAAAAGAGGTTTATATCCAGGGATTTGATTCGAAAAAATCTCCTCTTACACCTCCAAAAGCGATAAATTTATCTCAGGCACAAGAAATCTTAAAAAAAAGACCATCAGATATAATTCTAACAGGAAGTGGCTTGAGAAAACATCCACAAATACTCTCGTGGGGCTTTACTACGTTAGAAGAAACATTTGATACCCCTCTACCACAAGTGCTTTTAAAAGAAGCCTTTTGCGCGAAATCTAGTTCAAACGCTCCCCTCCCAATATATCTACGAGCCTCTAATGCTGAAGACAATCTTGAAAAAATTATTCAGCAAACAGGTCTCTCTCTTAAGGAAGCTCAAAAAAAACTTTTCTCTGGGTCCAAAATAAGTTAA
- the rseP gene encoding RIP metalloprotease RseP, with amino-acid sequence MIGIFAVIIVLALLIFFHELGHFLVAKMFKMGVSIFSLGFGPKLIGIKKGNTDYRISAIPLGGYVKLVGEKPDEPIEPPFTKQESFALRPAWQRILVVLAGPLFNFVLAWFIFWGLFFTQGKLQILPSIGKVIQNSPAETAGLKPGDLILKVNNTPISTWEELVKIVKENQEKPLSLTIQRGKYVYSLTVTPEIKTVKNIFGETIKTPQIGIVAGNNFKTYKLDFFTSSIEGLVHTFNLTKLTVIGIVKLIERILPLETIGGPITIAKLVSDQAQYGIINLLNLVALLSINLGLLNLLPIPVLDGGHILFYGLEIILRRPLSEKVQQISIKIGLTILFSLMGLAIYNDIMRIIK; translated from the coding sequence ATGATTGGAATTTTTGCAGTTATTATTGTCTTAGCCTTACTTATTTTTTTTCACGAATTAGGTCATTTTTTAGTAGCTAAGATGTTTAAAATGGGAGTATCTATCTTTTCTTTAGGATTTGGACCAAAATTAATAGGGATAAAAAAAGGAAATACTGATTACCGCATCTCTGCTATTCCTTTAGGCGGATATGTAAAATTAGTAGGAGAAAAACCAGATGAACCAATAGAACCACCTTTTACCAAGCAAGAAAGTTTTGCGCTAAGACCAGCTTGGCAACGTATTTTAGTCGTCTTAGCTGGTCCTCTATTTAATTTTGTTCTAGCTTGGTTTATTTTTTGGGGACTATTTTTCACTCAAGGAAAATTACAAATATTACCTTCTATTGGAAAAGTAATCCAAAACTCTCCAGCTGAAACTGCTGGTTTAAAACCAGGCGACTTAATTTTAAAGGTAAACAACACCCCTATATCTACTTGGGAAGAACTAGTTAAAATTGTAAAAGAAAATCAAGAAAAACCATTAAGCTTAACCATTCAGCGAGGGAAATATGTCTATTCTCTAACAGTTACTCCAGAGATTAAAACAGTAAAAAATATATTCGGAGAAACCATAAAAACACCTCAAATAGGAATTGTTGCCGGAAATAATTTTAAAACTTATAAACTAGATTTTTTTACCTCCAGCATAGAGGGTCTTGTCCATACTTTTAATCTAACCAAGCTAACAGTAATAGGAATCGTAAAGCTAATAGAGCGTATTTTACCCCTTGAAACTATTGGAGGTCCAATAACCATTGCAAAGTTAGTAAGTGATCAAGCACAATATGGAATCATCAACCTTTTAAACCTTGTAGCACTTTTAAGTATTAATTTAGGTTTATTAAACCTTCTGCCTATCCCAGTTTTAGATGGCGGTCATATTTTATTTTATGGACTAGAAATTATTTTACGCAGGCCACTAAGTGAAAAGGTACAGCAAATAAGTATAAAAATAGGATTAACTATTCTCTTCTCATTAATGGGACTTGCGATTTACAATGACATCATGCGAATCATTAAATAA
- a CDS encoding 1-deoxy-D-xylulose-5-phosphate reductoisomerase, which produces MDYISSLNIDTSLPRSVVILGSTGSIGQNTLNVISHHPEKFKVIGLACATNIQLLASQINKFRPKYVAVLNKDVGTKLKSLCSTYIPKILWGTQGYQKIASLSEANVIVSAMVGAAGLLPTIAAAKKSKIILLANKESLVLAGQLLRSILKQTNGVILPIDSEHNAIFQVIHGKFQHIKKIILTASGGPFLGKTKKELKNITPEQALNHPNWSMGAKISVDSATLMNKGLEIIEAHYLFGLPLEKIKVIVHPQSIVHSLVEFIDGSHLAQLGIADMQIPISYCLAYPERINLSYLPKLDLTEIANLTFQKPDETNFPCLQIAKQALKLGQAACIALNAANELAVEMFLNKKIGFLDIPKILKKVLDSSPDMTIDSVETILELDKKIRKITLNLVEKIK; this is translated from the coding sequence ATGGATTACATATCATCTTTAAATATAGACACCTCTTTGCCTCGCTCTGTAGTAATTTTAGGCTCTACTGGTTCTATTGGACAAAATACACTAAATGTCATCTCACATCACCCTGAAAAATTTAAAGTAATTGGACTAGCGTGTGCAACAAATATTCAACTTCTAGCCTCACAAATTAATAAATTTAGGCCCAAGTATGTAGCTGTTTTAAATAAAGATGTAGGAACTAAACTAAAATCTTTGTGCTCCACATATATCCCTAAAATATTATGGGGAACACAAGGGTATCAAAAAATAGCTAGCTTATCAGAAGCAAATGTAATTGTTTCTGCTATGGTAGGAGCAGCAGGACTTTTACCTACCATAGCTGCTGCTAAAAAAAGTAAAATTATTCTCTTGGCTAATAAAGAATCGCTAGTGTTAGCAGGACAACTTTTACGCTCTATTTTAAAACAGACTAACGGAGTAATTTTACCTATAGATTCAGAACACAATGCAATTTTTCAGGTTATTCACGGAAAATTTCAACATATTAAAAAAATTATCCTAACTGCTTCTGGAGGGCCTTTTTTAGGTAAAACAAAAAAAGAATTAAAAAATATAACTCCAGAGCAGGCTTTAAATCATCCCAATTGGTCAATGGGAGCCAAAATATCTGTGGATTCTGCAACTCTAATGAACAAAGGCTTAGAAATTATAGAGGCACATTATTTATTTGGACTTCCTTTAGAAAAAATTAAAGTAATTGTTCATCCTCAAAGTATTGTTCATTCTCTAGTAGAATTTATAGATGGCTCACATTTAGCCCAATTAGGCATTGCAGATATGCAAATACCTATTTCTTATTGTCTTGCCTATCCCGAGAGGATCAACTTATCCTACTTACCTAAGTTAGACTTAACTGAAATAGCTAATCTTACTTTTCAAAAACCAGATGAAACAAATTTCCCTTGTCTTCAAATTGCAAAACAGGCTTTAAAATTAGGACAAGCTGCATGTATAGCCTTAAATGCAGCTAATGAACTTGCTGTAGAAATGTTTTTAAATAAAAAAATAGGCTTCTTAGATATTCCCAAGATATTAAAAAAAGTACTAGACAGTAGCCCAGACATGACTATTGATTCTGTGGAAACCATTTTAGAGTTAGATAAAAAGATAAGAAAAATAACCCTAAACCTTGTAGAGAAGATAAAATGA
- a CDS encoding phosphatidate cytidylyltransferase, with protein sequence MLSSHQKRLCTALILLPVLALIIWQKGFWITSGLIIISLLGLFEFYNIFWQEKKYLILKSTGILLGIGIILIPIEIFRHFAPLVTLILFWLCALIFLTDFGLKEKYSFSDALILLASFYYLPLNLKIFQDLTSFEIILVLISAFASDTLAYYAGCLWGDKKIWPKVSPKKTWIGSLGGLIGCTAINILAGFFWGKKTIILYILLGVCLNLAAQLGDFFESALKRKYNIKDSGNILPGHGGILDRIDSLLFILPVYFGFKFLGLF encoded by the coding sequence ATGCTAAGCTCTCATCAAAAACGCCTTTGCACAGCTTTAATTTTATTGCCAGTTCTAGCTCTTATTATTTGGCAAAAAGGATTTTGGATAACAAGTGGTTTGATTATTATTTCTCTACTGGGCTTATTTGAATTTTATAATATCTTTTGGCAAGAAAAAAAATATCTTATTTTGAAAAGCACAGGGATTTTACTAGGAATTGGGATAATACTTATTCCTATAGAGATTTTTAGACATTTTGCTCCACTTGTAACCCTTATTTTATTTTGGTTATGTGCTTTAATCTTTTTAACTGACTTCGGATTAAAAGAAAAATATTCTTTCTCAGATGCTTTAATTCTTTTAGCCTCTTTTTACTACCTACCCTTAAATCTAAAAATTTTTCAAGACTTAACTTCTTTTGAAATTATCTTAGTATTAATTTCTGCTTTTGCCTCTGACACACTAGCTTATTATGCCGGATGTTTATGGGGAGATAAAAAAATATGGCCTAAAGTCAGCCCCAAAAAAACATGGATAGGAAGTTTAGGAGGACTCATAGGCTGTACTGCAATCAATATTTTAGCTGGTTTTTTTTGGGGCAAAAAAACAATTATTCTTTATATCCTTTTAGGTGTCTGTTTAAACCTTGCAGCTCAATTAGGTGATTTTTTTGAATCTGCTCTTAAAAGAAAATATAACATTAAAGATTCTGGAAATATCTTGCCAGGACATGGGGGAATTTTAGATAGGATTGATTCCTTATTATTCATACTACCTGTTTACTTTGGATTTAAATTTTTAGGACTATTTTAA
- a CDS encoding isoprenyl transferase, with the protein MDKEEKLPAHLAIIMDGNGRWAKKRGLSRTEGHKEGVKRVKEVIAHCCKIGIKYLTLYTFSKENWKRPKTEISTLFNLLSEHLKKEEPSLKEQGIKLNILGELEDLPLFTKKIIQQVIRNTSQCKKMTLNLALNYSGREEIVQAVQKIIKQNLPPEKINIELISKNLYTTGQPDPDLIIRTSGEMRLSNFLIFQAAYAELYFTPVLWPDFTPDHLDQALLEYSKRERRFGGLGSC; encoded by the coding sequence ATGGACAAAGAAGAAAAATTACCTGCTCACCTTGCTATTATCATGGATGGTAATGGCAGGTGGGCGAAAAAAAGAGGGCTATCCCGAACAGAAGGACATAAAGAAGGAGTTAAACGAGTAAAGGAAGTTATTGCTCATTGCTGTAAAATAGGTATTAAGTATTTAACTCTTTATACATTTTCTAAAGAAAACTGGAAAAGACCAAAAACAGAAATTTCAACTCTTTTTAACCTTTTAAGCGAACATTTAAAAAAAGAAGAGCCTTCTTTAAAAGAACAAGGCATAAAATTAAATATATTAGGAGAACTAGAGGATTTACCTCTTTTTACCAAAAAAATTATTCAACAAGTAATACGCAATACTTCTCAATGTAAAAAAATGACTTTAAATTTAGCCTTAAATTATTCAGGTCGAGAAGAAATTGTGCAAGCAGTACAAAAAATTATAAAACAAAACCTACCTCCGGAAAAAATAAATATAGAACTAATAAGCAAAAATTTATATACTACAGGCCAACCAGATCCTGATTTGATTATTAGAACTAGTGGAGAAATGCGCTTGTCAAACTTTCTTATTTTCCAGGCCGCCTACGCAGAACTATACTTTACTCCTGTATTATGGCCTGATTTTACTCCAGACCATTTAGATCAGGCCTTGTTAGAATATAGCAAAAGAGAAAGAAGATTTGGTGGTTTAGGTTCATGCTAA
- the frr gene encoding ribosome recycling factor, translating to MEQVFKSGKEKMKKAVGVLEKELAKLRTGRASTGLVENLKVDYYGTLTPLNQLASISIPDSRTIAIQPWDRGAFSEIEKAIQKSDLGLTPVNDGKVIRINLPPLTEERRKELVKLAKKYGEEAKIAVRNIRRELNETLKKMKNEKEITEDDLHRGQDEVQKLTDKYIAQIDEILADKEKEIMEI from the coding sequence ATGGAGCAGGTATTTAAAAGTGGAAAAGAAAAAATGAAGAAAGCAGTGGGTGTATTGGAAAAAGAATTAGCAAAATTGAGAACAGGACGTGCATCAACAGGTCTTGTAGAAAATTTAAAAGTAGATTACTATGGAACTCTTACCCCACTAAATCAATTGGCCTCTATCTCTATTCCAGACAGTAGAACAATTGCTATCCAGCCATGGGATAGAGGAGCCTTTTCAGAAATAGAAAAGGCTATTCAAAAATCTGATTTGGGATTAACTCCAGTCAATGACGGTAAAGTCATTAGGATAAACCTTCCTCCTCTCACAGAAGAACGAAGAAAAGAATTAGTAAAGCTAGCGAAAAAATATGGAGAAGAAGCTAAAATCGCAGTCCGTAATATTCGAAGAGAATTAAATGAAACTTTAAAAAAAATGAAAAATGAAAAAGAAATTACAGAAGATGACTTACATCGAGGTCAAGATGAAGTACAAAAATTAACTGACAAGTATATTGCCCAAATAGATGAAATCCTTGCAGACAAAGAAAAAGAAATAATGGAAATTTAA
- the pyrH gene encoding UMP kinase, whose product MKFKRVLLKLSGEALAGDEKFGIEPHTIQEICAEIAEVAKSGIQVALVIGGGNIFRGVSASSKGMDRASADYMGMLATVINALAVQDALEKAGVHTRVMTAITMREVAEPYIRRRAIRHLEKGRIVICAAGTGNPYFTTDTAAALRAMELKADAILKATKVDGVYDKDPLKYSDAKKFDSLTYIEVLQRRLKVMDSTAISMCMDNDLPIVVFNLFEKGNIFKVCKGDIVGTIVRGN is encoded by the coding sequence ATGAAATTTAAAAGAGTCTTACTAAAACTAAGTGGAGAAGCTCTAGCAGGAGACGAAAAATTTGGGATAGAGCCACACACTATTCAAGAAATTTGTGCAGAAATAGCAGAAGTAGCCAAGTCTGGCATTCAAGTAGCTCTTGTTATTGGGGGTGGGAATATTTTTAGAGGAGTTTCTGCTTCCTCTAAAGGCATGGACAGAGCATCTGCAGACTATATGGGGATGCTAGCCACTGTTATTAACGCTCTTGCAGTTCAAGATGCTTTAGAAAAAGCTGGCGTCCACACAAGAGTTATGACAGCGATCACTATGCGCGAGGTTGCCGAACCATATATTAGACGACGAGCAATCAGACATTTAGAAAAAGGACGCATTGTTATTTGTGCAGCAGGAACAGGCAACCCATATTTCACTACAGACACAGCTGCTGCTCTTCGAGCAATGGAATTAAAAGCAGATGCTATTTTAAAAGCCACAAAAGTAGACGGTGTTTACGATAAAGATCCCCTAAAATATTCTGATGCTAAAAAATTTGACTCTTTAACTTATATTGAAGTGTTACAACGTCGTTTAAAAGTAATGGACTCTACCGCTATTTCCATGTGCATGGACAATGACCTCCCAATAGTAGTGTTTAATCTTTTTGAAAAAGGGAATATATTTAAAGTATGTAAAGGAGACATAGTAGGAACCATAGTAAGAGGAAATTAA
- the tsf gene encoding translation elongation factor Ts: protein MAITAAMVKELREKTGAGMMDCKKALEASGGDTEKAIAWLREKGLAKAQKRADRATAEGWIGSYIHSNGKIGVMIELKCETDFVAKSDRFQQLAKDLAMQVAAANPICLKPEDLPQDLLEKEKEIYLKQAKEEGKPDHIAEKIVEGRLKKYYKEVCLLEQPFIKDDSKTIADLLNEAVVALGENIQIGRFVRLSLGE, encoded by the coding sequence ATGGCAATCACAGCAGCTATGGTTAAAGAACTTAGGGAAAAAACTGGCGCAGGAATGATGGACTGTAAAAAGGCATTGGAAGCCAGCGGCGGTGACACAGAGAAAGCCATTGCTTGGCTAAGAGAAAAGGGATTGGCTAAAGCTCAAAAACGCGCTGACAGAGCTACTGCTGAAGGCTGGATAGGTTCTTATATCCATTCCAACGGCAAAATTGGAGTAATGATTGAACTAAAATGTGAAACAGATTTTGTAGCTAAAAGCGATCGTTTTCAACAACTGGCTAAAGACCTTGCTATGCAAGTAGCAGCAGCTAATCCTATTTGTTTAAAGCCAGAAGATTTGCCTCAAGACTTACTTGAAAAAGAAAAAGAAATTTATCTCAAACAAGCCAAGGAAGAAGGAAAACCAGATCATATTGCAGAAAAAATTGTCGAAGGACGTTTAAAAAAATATTATAAAGAGGTCTGTTTACTAGAACAGCCATTTATAAAAGACGATTCTAAGACCATAGCAGATCTTTTAAATGAAGCTGTAGTAGCTCTTGGAGAAAATATTCAAATAGGTAGGTTTGTAAGACTTAGCTTAGGAGAATAA